The window AGGTACTTAAAGTAGTCTAGTTTAGACTTTATGCCCACTAAATCACCAATTCCATCACCGTTGCTGTCTTTAAAAGAACGCGGATAGAGTTGATAGATTAAAGTATTCTGCCACCATTTAGTGTTGGGACACGGCTTAGAAATAACAATGAGGACTACAGCTGAAGACAGAAGTccaatgacagacagagagatcaGTGCAACCAGCATGTATCGCAAGATAACATAAAATCGCCTAGGAGACGGAACTTGCAGTTGATCCTTCATGGCGACACTGATCATGAACTTGTGCAGTTCTGATTCCTCATCGCGGATTTTGCTATCATGACATGCGTACTCGTCTTCGGCAGTCACATGCAACAAGCAACGTGGTTCGTCATCCATCCTCACATCTGCAGCCTGCCTGcgtgcaacaacaacaataacggAGAACCAACAGTCCAGTCTCACATGGAGTCCCGTATATATCTACGGCTAGTGACCGAACCCTGTAGTCCCGTGATACTTCGTGTcaagacacatgcacagacagcgGCCGGATCAAAGAAAAACCAGATTCATTGTACACATCAATGTTTGTCATAGATCTATTATCTACGTACAGAAATTAATGCTGGTGTTGTAACTCCGCCTATTTCCACTACACTCTACATTGGCCATGGGCTAGACGTACCTTAGTATGAGACCTTAGTCGAGAAGTGTTGTGACCAAGGGTAATTAGGGTAGGTGCTtgagatgtgtgcgtgcgtgcgtgcgtgtgtgtgtgtgtgtgtgtgtgtgtgtgtgtgtgtgtgtgtgtgtgtgtgtgtgtgtgtgtgtgtgtgtgtgtgtgtgtgtgtgtgtgtgtgtgtgtgtgtgtgtgtgtgtgtgtgtgtgtgtgtgtgtgtgtgtgtgtgtgtgtgtgtgtgtgtgtgtgtgtgtgtgtgtgtgtgtgtgtgtgtgtgtgtgtgtgtgtgtgtgtgtgtgtgtgtgtgtgtgtgtgtgtgtgtgtgtgtgtgtgtgtgtgtgtgtgtgtgtgtgtgtgtgtgtgtgtgtgtgtgtgtgtgtgtgtgtgtgtgtgtgtgtgtgtgtgtgtgtgtgtgtgtgtgtgtgtgtgtgtgtgtgtgtgtgtgtgtgtgtgtgtgtgtgtgtgtgtgtgtgtgtgtgtgtgtgtgtgtgtgtgtgtgtgtgtgtgtgtgtgtgtgtgtgtgtgtgtgtgtgtgtgtgtgtgtgtgtgtgtgtgtgtgtgtgtgtgtgtgtgtgtgtgtgtgtgtgtgtgtgtgtgtgtgtgtgtgtgtgtgtgtgtgtgtgtgtgtgtgtgtgtgtgtgtgtgtgtgtgtgtgtgtttcgttGTTACGTTTCTCTTGCGGTCCTCGCTCCTGTGCGCGGCTGGTGATCGACAAGCCGTAACCCCGTTTAGTACAGTGTCTTACCGGAAGTATGTAGCCTAGGTGGTTTGAGAACTAAAAGCTAGTTTGCTAGTAGGTACAGTAGTGACGATCCAACTCTTATCCGGGTTATTACCTGCGGCAACATCACGAGAGCTTGACGCCACTGTAACAACACTTACTGTTAGTCTTCCTGGCTGTCATATCTCTACGGATGTTAGAACACGGTGCTACAGTCAGACGATTTTGTAATCTTTACCTTTACGAGCTTCCGCATGCTTTGTGAATGGGAACGCGCCAGCCAGTCTACATGTTTGCATGACACTCATCAACAATTTTCGCGGATCCATATCATTTTCTTCGAATGCTTACTATATGATATTAGCACACACATAGCTGGAGCAGACATTGGGGTAATCCGGGACATAGAATAATGTGCTACATCGCCGACTTGTAGATGTGATGTGCGATGCTTGTCAGACGGCGAAAGAGATGTATCTTTGTTCTAGTAGCCGTTTGTATTCCAGCAGTTTGTTTAACTTTGTACTACAAGTATGTTTTCGATGTAAAGAGCCATTTGTCTTCTCGCTTTGTATCTTTTAGAAGAAAACTGAACTTTGGAAGTGCATTGAATGACAAGGAAAATGAACATGATGATAGACACTTGAAGCGTTTGACTGTCATAGTGAACAACGGCCATCAAGCTAATGTGACGGGGTTGAAGAATGGATCTAGTGTCTATCTTCCTTTCGCTTTCGTACGCCGTTACTTCGATGTTTACGGTGATCTGGACGAGAAGAATGACAACATCTTTCACTTCAATCACGCTTATGGAAAACGTCCACCCGTCGAGAAGTATAATTCGACCGGCGTCTATATGGACTTCAATCATGTGTGCGTTGAGAATAGAGACAGAGTGAAGTACGTATCTGGTACAGATAATGTTCCCTTGTCTATCCAATGGAATAAAGAGGGATACGTTTATCCTACTCAAGTTGCTCAGTACTGTCTAGCACATTACTCACGTTGGGTAAGTGAAGTTCCACAGCATGAACTGCTGATTGAAAATGGAAGTGGACAGAAGAATAGGTGGGTCGTGTCCAACGAAGAGCAGATGAGTATTCAGAGCATCAGGTCTAGGGAAAGAAGATCGTATGTATTAGAATTTAATACTTTGAATGGGGGGCAAGATGATGAGCAAGTTGATGGAGTATCGACCAAGATTGATCGTCGAGTGAAATTTCCAGTGTTTGTATTTCCTGTCAAATTCTTTGCTCCAAGCAATGTCTCATTTCGTATTGAGTTGAATACTGGCAAGGAGTATGTGTTGGTCTACTCGTGGTCTTATGATCATTTTCTTCACAGGACGGATACTATAATATACTATGGTATTGGTCAATGCAAAGAGTGGCATACTGTTGCACGTAATGTTGTGCTGGATGTGTATAAAGGTGTCATGCTTGGTTTGAAACCAAGTAAGGCACGAGATGTCAGACAGTGGAACATTGTTCGTCTCTTGAGCATATCCTTGTCTGGTCACGGTCAACTTGACAGTTTGATATTACTTGACAAGGGACACATATACCAAATGAAAgcaggagctgattggctagTGAACAATGTAGATGAAAATGGAGGGTGGCCAGTCAATATCAAACGAGTAATTGTTCCTGGTATGTCTGTAGCACCAGGATGGTACTCAGCAATGGGTCAAGGGCAAGCGATGTCATGTCTATGTAGACTTTATAAACACACTGGAAACAGAAAATATCTTGATGCAGCGTTAAAGGCCACAAAAGTTTTTGATGTACTGTCGGAGAATCGAGGAGTACTGGCTCGATTTGCTGGTACTATCCCATGGTATGAAGAATACCCAACTCAACCACCATCATTTGTTCTCAATGGCTTTATGTACTCTCTGATTGGCTTATATGATTTAAGTCAAGTTGCTTCTCATCCTGTCAACTCCAATGCAAAACGACTGTATGAGCAAGGTCTAGCATCATTACGGAAACTCCTGTTGCTTTATGATTTAGGTTTGCGCACAGCGTATGATTTGAGGCATATTTCTTTGTACTCAGCTCCTCGTGTGGCTCGTTGGGACTATCACATTGTCCATGTTACGCAGCTACTGACTCTTGGAACAATCGATCACAGCACTTTGCTGTGGAATATGACTGCTGAGAGGTGGGAGTTATACATGCACGGATACCGAGCTCCACACAATTGAGATTGAAATAACGAAATTGTGAAGTTGTTCTAGTGATGATACATTGTAATTATATGTTATCAATAACAACATTCGTTTCACAATCTATTAACAGCCTTCTTCACTTGGCTTTGGTATGACCCAAACTTCACTCTTCTACATcagacaaaacagaagatTGGACAACCAAGTCAATAACCGTTTTGGCTTTGAATAGAACTACAGGTATGTACATATCCAATAAGTATAATCAAGTTACCATTAGCTCTCCTTCCAAAAAGAGAACAATTGTCAGTTTGAGGTCGTTTGTATCTTTAATTCTTTGAAACAAAAGTTCCTCATGCTAACATGAAAATCATGCTGCAAGCAGTTAGTAGTACAGGTAGAAAAAATTGTAGTTCTGTAAATCCCAACATTTgcaaatttaatatcaatatttgtAGCAAAGAATAGCAATGAATATAAAAATGACACTACTGTCAATATAAAAGACAACTCAAGATTAAATCAGAGTACAAGATTTGCTCCTTTGCCTTTCCATGTCCAGCTGTACTTGGAGTTCAGTTACCTCTTCATTCAGACGTTTCCGAACGTTTTCACTCCGTTCTAACTCTTCACTCACCTCAGTCAGCTGCTGACTCTACAATAATATTACCTAGTGTGAAACGTGTTTCAAGAATATTCAAGCCATAATCCTACCAGGCCTTGCTTGTCTTGTTCAGCTGCTTCATATGCTGTATGATACTCTTGTACCTCATGAGTCAGCTCGTGTACCTGGAAAGTATATGCGCTGCAACCAGTTTGAACATAACGATCACTGCATGGACCCAAACCTGACCTGGCTCTCTTGTATAGACAACTCTTTTGATGTCTCTTTCTAAAAAATGTTTCAGAGAAATGgttgtatttgtatatctTGAAATGGTAAAACTGTTTTTACCAGTTGGTTTGAAACCAGATCTTTCTGATTTGATAGATTTGCAATCTCAGACAGATGCTGCTCAACTGAGGCTTCAAGTCCTGCAATCTTTTTGTTACGCTTCTGTACTTCATGCTTTAGCAGCTTGTCTAGAAAGATACAGATTTCAGTTGGTCACTGAGTAATGAATATCACTAAAAATGATGACCTGATCTAAATTTGCAGCTCTCAATGTGAACAATTTGTTTTTCCCATTCTTCTAGATTTTGTTTTACTCGCTTTAAAGCAACAGACTTAGCAACTGTTTAGAGACAACACACTAAACTAAAGACGGCTATCATTATACAAACCTCATTGTCATGCGTACCTGACTGTGAGTCATCAGGGTAATACTTCGGTTCATTCCAATAAGAAAGTCTGTTTTCCCGCTGAACTGCTGGCCTTCTTTTGTTATCAGTCTctattgtgtctgtcaataaatTTTCTGGCACTGTACGCACTCTCCGCAATCCTTTGTCGAGACTAGAGCCACCCGTTTCCACTATCACCTGCAGCTGGCCACGCGACACACTGGTACCGGTTGCAGCATCATCCAAGTCCAAAAAAGAAATTTTCCTTTCACAATCAACTCCTACATAACAGTACTGTCTATCCAGAATGACTTTTGCAGTGAACTGAGAGATACCTGGCGTCTTTCGTCCTACAGAAGCTTTTTCATCGTCTGTAGCAGATTTACTAATGTCTAATTCGTCAACCCCGCCCCTTTCGTGTACGGCTCTGGCCTCGCTCGTGGCAGCAGGTCCGGTGTCAGAACCACTTCCTGATAACCCACTGCACAGTAGGTCCTTGCCAGATGTAGCAGACGCAGTTCGTTCCGGTCTGTGTAGAGATGTATACGTTTCCGCCATCCAAAGTTGTTACGTTACGCTGCTAGAAACGCCTCACAAGTAAATGTTGAAGCGTACTAGGCTACACAAGATGTAGAGTGGTGTACGCGCGTCAACGTACACACAGCGTCCTGTTGTTATTGATCGATTTGGAGGTAACTAGGACATCACGTGCACGCGTCCGTCCCACGACAACAGCAGAAAACGCGACAGTCTGCCTATTCATCATCACGCTAGCAGATCTGGCTTTCGCAAGTTTGCTAGGAAAACAGTTTTCGGTAAAACAGAAACCGTAACTACGACTTCTCTGTGTCTTGTTTCTAGTCAACCTAGTGAATTACAAATGCTTTGAATAGCCGGACATCAGCTGCTGTTTATCAACTGGACTTGTTATGGTCGACTGGAACTCCACATCAAACAACCCGTGAGTATCGGTGACGTAATGGCATGAGTGGGCGGAAATCCAGTCCTAATTAGGTCGAATCATTCGTGTGACTGCACACCCCGCAAGTAACAATTAGCCAATCACCAACACCTAGTCTCACGCATAACACCTCACGCCCCAACGGTCACACACTCCCATCTCAAATCTAAACACATAGGCGGGCCTAAGCTGAGAATACAAACTTGTGATTGGTTCAGTGTGACCGCTGGCTATTAGATAATAATTAGAGGGCGTGAAATGCACCCGCTCTGAGCATGGATAATTCACTACGTGTGGAGCGCTCGTGTCATTACTGCCAATAAACACAGGATCGTGCGCTGCATCACTTGCAAGTGTACAAAGCAAGATGTCGACAAACAGGGAGCCATTGCAGCAACATGTAACGAAACCTGTGAGTCTATATTGTGTCAGTGACGCATGAGCAGCTTCAGGCAACTAAAATGTTCATGACTACTAGGCTCAAGTGAAATATTCAAAGCCAGACGTGGAGAAACGACGAAGAGCAAGGATGAACGCAAGTCTGGACGAGCTGAGAAATTTGCTTTTGTCGACATTGAAGATGGAGGTGAGTCAGACAGAATCCCACTCACACTTTCTGAATCACTAGGAATGTAGGAAACCAGGTCTTCTCAATTGACGTGACCTGTTTGTGTGCAGGGATCTCGTCATTCTAAGCTAGAGAAAGCTGATATTTTAGAAATGACCGTTGAACATCTTCGTTCAATTCAACGCCAAAGGATGTCAGGTGAATGTCATGCGACTTTTCACTGAATTCTTTACTTTCTTGAAGTTCAGGCGCTACCCCTGAATATGAAATTTAAATTATTCGCAACCTCTTTCTTTTATCGTAACGCTTTTATCCATTTCTTAACAGCCCTGCCGCCGAGTCAGGAGAATCTCATCCAACGGTACCGCCAGGGATACAACGAATGTGCCGCAGAAGTGACGCGCTACTTGATGTCGTGCCCTGACATGGACTCAGCAGTGCGTTTGCGCATCCTTGCCCATTTGGAAGTGCGATGTCGCAGCACCAACCAATTGTTGCAACTCAAGAGTGAGGCAGCTAGCAAAGCACGCGCCCACCAGTTGCCGTATCCTTTACCCGTGTCATCAACACATGGGAATCACTACAATTCCGAGCGCGTGTCTCGCACGACTCTCTGCTCTCCACCAAATGAAGTGAAAACGTCTGATGGTTGGCAGCCCAGTTCTAACCAACGAGTCTATGGTCCTGTCAATCTGTCGTTTCAAAGCTCAGGAGCTTTTGGTAGCCCATTTTGCGATCAAACCTCCACTCTAATACCTGCATTTAGATCCTCTAGCGATACTCATCAGTCACAATCTCAGTcagccagacacacacaaccagaAATGCAGTCTGCCAAGACGGAAGTTCTACCTTGGATTCCCATGACACCTCCAGAGTCTGCAACAACATTCGCTCTAACGCCTTATGGACACTTTTCACCAACAGGCTTTCCAAAGGGTATCTTGCAGGGTGACGAAGTGTGGAGGCCTTGGTAGACTACTGTGTAGGTGGAGGGAGACAAGCCATGGCCCTTGCTAGACTCTGACATCAGAGTGTTTTGGACACCACTAAATGTTATGTTTCAAGTTGAGTATGAAGAGGATTTCTGCTTTTAATGGCATCTGTTTAGATTGCTACTGTATTTTGACAGCCTGCGGCTTCAGCAGGCAATATTGACatacacaacaaagaaacaaatacataaaagCGTCTCACTTTTCATTAGACAGAGCATCAATAAATGCAAATAGTTTGTCTTGTATTGACCGAACCCTTTCTACACAAGGACAAGATACAGAAAATGATAAAGTAAATGTAAGAggagcaattaattaagtaagggGACTTACTCAGTTTCTCTGCCAGATCGACTCTCTTTCCATTGATTAGCTGATGCTTTTTACTCTTGTCCAAGGCCATGGTCTCTAACAGTTGCTTAACCTCCTTCTCTAATCTTCGAGCTGTCAATAATGGGTCAATTAAAGTCAGCAATATTTATCCATCTACTACAACTATATACGTATACCTTCTGAGTTCATGATCTGCTGGCGCAACGCGTTGCTGGTTGCTTGTATCATTCGTTGGATTCGCCAGAATAATACCACGTCATCACAGTTCAACTAACACGGGCAGCACACATAATCACAACACACCTCATCAACCTATAGACAAATTCACCTTGCTTGTGACAGGTGCCAAATGTCTGTGATAAAAGGCACGACGACACTCTTCAGCAGTTCTAAGAGAATTGGCCAAGAACTGTTCACGATAAACGTGAGACCAAGTCTCTACTATCTGCGTGCATTCTCAAGATAAGACTACACACTATCTTTGGGTCTCTTCTCATCTAAACCTACAAATTCATCTGTGACTGAGGTCTTCTTAGCTTGCAAGTTCTTGCGAACTGCAGTGATTTCATCAGTAGACAAAACAGCGGAACACTCCTTCAGGTAAGACATATGATAGGTAGAAGAGCACATAATTCCAGACAGGCATATCAGATTCGATCACCTCGTCAGTCCTGGTAAGACTAAGGAGTTCTTCCCTAGTAACTGCTCGCTTCATCTATGAGATGATGACCTCTCAACACAATTAAATACATCGCCATAGAAACTCAAGACACCTGTTCAGGGCTTTGGGACTTCCAATACAACCATTTCTCAAATGACCCAGGCCCAACAAGGTCACTAACAGCTTGTTGTGCTATAAAATATAGAATTGCAAATACCTGCCAATTAAACCAACAAACTGACATAAGGCAGAGAGAGTAGCATGTGTTCCTGGTTGCATATACAGTGTACACCCTGCACATTTACATAGAATTTACCAACTAAGCAGCAGGTCACTGTAGCCATCACAGCCAGAAAGATATGCAAT of the Corticium candelabrum chromosome 7, ooCorCand1.1, whole genome shotgun sequence genome contains:
- the LOC134182099 gene encoding cingulin-like isoform X2 gives rise to the protein MAETYTSLHRPERTASATSGKDLLCSGLSGSGSDTGPAATSEARAVHERGGVDELDISKSATDDEKASVGRKTPGVDCERKISFLDLDDAATGTSVSRGQLQVIVETGGSSLDKGLRRVRTVPENLLTDTIETDNKRRPAVQRENRLSYWNEPKYYPDDSQSVAKSVALKRVKQNLEEWEKQIVHIESCKFRSDKLLKHEVQKRNKKIAGLEASVEQHLSEIANLSNQKDLVSNQLKETSKELSIQESQVHELTHEVQEYHTAYEAAEQDKQGLSQQLTEVSEELERSENVRKRLNEEVTELQVQLDMERQRSKSCTLI
- the LOC134182099 gene encoding uncharacterized protein LOC134182099 isoform X1, yielding MAETYTSLHRPERTASATSGKDLLCSGLSGSGSDTGPAATSEARAVHERGGVDELDISKSATDDEKASVGRKTPGISQFTAKVILDRQYCYVGVDCERKISFLDLDDAATGTSVSRGQLQVIVETGGSSLDKGLRRVRTVPENLLTDTIETDNKRRPAVQRENRLSYWNEPKYYPDDSQSVAKSVALKRVKQNLEEWEKQIVHIESCKFRSDKLLKHEVQKRNKKIAGLEASVEQHLSEIANLSNQKDLVSNQLKETSKELSIQESQVHELTHEVQEYHTAYEAAEQDKQGLSQQLTEVSEELERSENVRKRLNEEVTELQVQLDMERQRSKSCTLI
- the LOC134182098 gene encoding D-glucuronyl C5-epimerase-like → MLVRRRKRCIFVLVAVCIPAVCLTLYYKYVFDVKSHLSSRFVSFRRKLNFGSALNDKENEHDDRHLKRLTVIVNNGHQANVTGLKNGSSVYLPFAFVRRYFDVYGDLDEKNDNIFHFNHAYGKRPPVEKYNSTGVYMDFNHVCVENRDRVKYVSGTDNVPLSIQWNKEGYVYPTQVAQYCLAHYSRWVSEVPQHELLIENGSGQKNRWVVSNEEQMSIQSIRSRERRSYVLEFNTLNGGQDDEQVDGVSTKIDRRVKFPVFVFPVKFFAPSNVSFRIELNTGKEYVLVYSWSYDHFLHRTDTIIYYGIGQCKEWHTVARNVVLDVYKGVMLGLKPSKARDVRQWNIVRLLSISLSGHGQLDSLILLDKGHIYQMKAGADWLVNNVDENGGWPVNIKRVIVPGMSVAPGWYSAMGQGQAMSCLCRLYKHTGNRKYLDAALKATKVFDVLSENRGVLARFAGTIPWYEEYPTQPPSFVLNGFMYSLIGLYDLSQVASHPVNSNAKRLYEQGLASLRKLLLLYDLGLRTAYDLRHISLYSAPRVARWDYHIVHVTQLLTLGTIDHSTLLWNMTAERWELYMHGYRAPHN
- the LOC134182101 gene encoding transcription factor HES-1-B-like, which gives rise to MSTNREPLQQHVTKPAQVKYSKPDVEKRRRARMNASLDELRNLLLSTLKMEGSRHSKLEKADILEMTVEHLRSIQRQRMSALPPSQENLIQRYRQGYNECAAEVTRYLMSCPDMDSAVRLRILAHLEVRCRSTNQLLQLKSEAASKARAHQLPYPLPVSSTHGNHYNSERVSRTTLCSPPNEVKTSDGWQPSSNQRVYGPVNLSFQSSGAFGSPFCDQTSTLIPAFRSSSDTHQSQSQSARHTQPEMQSAKTEVLPWIPMTPPESATTFALTPYGHFSPTGFPKGILQGDEVWRPW